One part of the Maridesulfovibrio sp. genome encodes these proteins:
- a CDS encoding DUF523 and DUF1722 domain-containing protein produces the protein MFDGESGKIRLGIAKCLLGENVRYDGTHKLDRYIRDVLGPYVEWVPVCPEVECGMGVPREAVRLFGDVDNPRLVGRNSGEDWTDRMQSWGRKKLEFLEKENLCGFIFKHGSPSNAMGRMKVYNNDGRIFYSGTGIWARMVMDRFSDLPCEDDGRLNDNGIRENFINRIFTFKRWRDAMADGFSPAKLVDFHTRHKMLIMAHNETIYRKMGKLVATAGSADPDELKNEYSALLFKALDYRPTVKKHVNVLSHTLGHFKKDITSDEKQEMLKLIDQYHSGLIPLIVPVTMLNHYVLKYGKEYLQQQFYLNPYPAELMLRNHV, from the coding sequence ATGTTTGACGGTGAAAGCGGTAAAATACGTTTGGGAATAGCTAAGTGTCTTCTGGGTGAAAACGTTCGATATGATGGGACACATAAATTGGACCGATATATAAGGGATGTTCTGGGGCCTTATGTTGAGTGGGTCCCGGTCTGTCCAGAGGTAGAATGCGGCATGGGAGTACCGCGTGAAGCCGTTCGTCTGTTCGGAGATGTTGATAATCCGCGTCTGGTAGGACGCAATTCAGGAGAGGATTGGACCGACCGTATGCAGAGCTGGGGTCGTAAAAAGTTGGAGTTTCTGGAGAAAGAAAATCTTTGTGGATTTATTTTTAAGCATGGTTCCCCGTCCAATGCCATGGGCCGGATGAAGGTTTACAATAATGACGGACGCATTTTTTATTCCGGGACCGGGATATGGGCACGGATGGTAATGGATAGATTCTCAGATCTGCCATGTGAAGATGACGGCAGGCTGAATGATAACGGAATTCGCGAGAATTTTATCAATCGTATATTTACCTTCAAGCGGTGGCGCGACGCAATGGCGGACGGATTTTCCCCGGCTAAGCTGGTCGACTTTCATACCCGGCATAAAATGTTGATAATGGCTCATAATGAGACCATTTACCGTAAGATGGGCAAGCTGGTGGCGACAGCAGGAAGTGCTGATCCCGATGAGCTGAAAAATGAATATTCAGCCCTGCTTTTCAAAGCTCTGGACTACAGGCCGACAGTAAAAAAGCATGTTAATGTACTGAGTCATACTCTGGGGCATTTCAAAAAAGATATTACCAGTGATGAAAAACAGGAAATGCTTAAGTTGATAGATCAGTACCATAGTGGGCTTATTCCTTTAATTGTTCCAGTAACAATGCTTAACCATTATGTTTTAAAGTATGGTAAAGAGTATTTGCAGCAACAGTTTTACCTTAACCCGTATCCTGCGGAACTTATGCTGAGGAATCATGTCTGA
- a CDS encoding SDR family oxidoreductase — MSDLRNGIICVLGATGYVGGRLVPQLLDKGWKVRAVGRSLAKLHNRPYSFHANCELVEADLFDLESLKAALAGCSAVYYLVHSMQPGSNDFAGKDRLAAENTVRAAEEAGIDRIIYLGGMIPDDPHISHHLKSRAEVGEILSGSNVPCTILKAAVILGSGSASFEILRYLVDRLPVMVTPRWVRTESQPISIRDVLFYLSGCLEHPETAGESYDIGGPFIETYEKLFRIYQEEAGLRKRLIFPVPFISPKLSSHWLGLVSPVPVSLAVPLVMGLRNRVVCKDYRIREIMPCELTDCRTAIRLALDKIQQEVVDTRWSDAGTIETPEWAMCGDAGYSGGTVYNSAYRVKLQGDSRQLWERITSIGGNEGWYCCDSLWSLRGWMDKLVGGVGLRRGRRHPVELNVGDALDFWRVLDVKTGERLLLLAEMKLPGEAMLEFSLENTLAGDTELTMTARFLPRGLGGILYWWSVYPLHSIVFKGMARSLAEKSGCRIMEGPELMEGPAPRCRIPSWKGKQID; from the coding sequence ATGTCTGATCTTCGAAACGGGATTATCTGTGTGCTGGGGGCAACCGGTTATGTCGGAGGCCGTCTTGTGCCGCAATTGTTGGATAAAGGCTGGAAGGTAAGGGCCGTAGGGCGTTCTTTGGCCAAACTGCATAACCGTCCTTACAGCTTTCATGCAAATTGTGAGCTGGTTGAGGCTGATCTTTTTGATCTGGAATCATTGAAAGCTGCTTTGGCGGGTTGTTCCGCTGTCTATTATCTGGTGCATTCCATGCAGCCCGGCAGTAATGATTTTGCAGGAAAGGATCGGCTGGCGGCCGAGAATACTGTGCGTGCAGCTGAAGAGGCCGGGATTGACCGTATCATTTATCTTGGCGGTATGATCCCTGATGATCCGCATATAAGCCACCACCTCAAGTCGAGAGCAGAGGTGGGAGAGATACTTTCAGGGTCAAACGTTCCATGTACTATACTTAAGGCAGCTGTCATCCTCGGTTCAGGCAGTGCTTCATTTGAAATCCTGCGTTATCTGGTGGACCGCCTTCCGGTAATGGTTACACCGCGCTGGGTTCGCACCGAGAGCCAGCCGATCAGCATTCGTGATGTTCTGTTCTACCTTTCCGGATGTCTGGAACATCCGGAAACCGCCGGGGAAAGCTATGACATAGGCGGACCTTTCATAGAAACTTACGAGAAACTGTTCCGCATTTATCAGGAGGAAGCGGGGCTGCGTAAGCGGTTGATTTTTCCGGTGCCTTTTATTTCGCCTAAATTATCCTCACACTGGCTTGGGCTTGTTTCTCCGGTTCCGGTTTCATTGGCAGTCCCGCTTGTAATGGGATTGCGGAACAGGGTGGTCTGCAAGGACTACCGCATTCGTGAGATCATGCCGTGCGAGTTGACTGACTGCCGTACAGCCATCCGCCTCGCGCTAGATAAAATTCAGCAGGAAGTAGTGGATACCCGCTGGTCTGATGCCGGAACTATTGAAACCCCGGAATGGGCAATGTGCGGGGATGCCGGGTATTCAGGCGGAACCGTTTACAACTCCGCTTATCGGGTCAAGTTGCAGGGAGACTCCCGGCAGCTATGGGAAAGGATAACTTCCATCGGGGGTAATGAGGGCTGGTATTGTTGTGATTCGTTATGGTCCCTGCGCGGTTGGATGGATAAACTTGTCGGCGGGGTCGGCTTGCGGCGCGGGCGCAGACATCCTGTAGAGCTTAATGTCGGTGATGCGCTTGATTTCTGGAGAGTGCTGGACGTTAAAACCGGGGAACGGTTGCTGCTGCTGGCGGAAATGAAGCTGCCGGGCGAAGCTATGCTCGAATTCAGTCTTGAAAACACTCTTGCCGGGGATACTGAACTTACGATGACAGCTCGATTTTTACCGCGAGGTCTGGGCGGTATTCTTTACTGGTGGTCGGTTTATCCGCTTCACTCAATCGTTTTTAAGGGTATGGCCCGCTCCCTTGCGGAAAAGAGCGGCTGCCGCATAATGGAAGGTCCGGAATTAATGGAAGGTCCGGCTCCGCGTTGCCGTATTCCTTCGTGGAAGGGGAAGCAAATTGATTAA